The following nucleotide sequence is from Achromobacter spanius.
GTCCACCGTGCCGCCGAAGTAGCCGGCGACGACACCCAGCGTGGTGCCGATCAAGCCGCCCATCAGCGCAACGGACAGGCCGATCAAGGCCGACACGCGCACGCCATACAGCGCGCGCGCCAGCACGTCGCGGCCCAACTGGTCGGTGCCCAGGATGTGGTTCCAGTCACCACCTTCGGCCCACACCGGCTCTTGCAGCCGGGCAAGCAGGTCTTGCGTATACGGGTCGTGCGGAATCAGCCAGGGGCCGATCAAGCCGGCCAGCACCACCAGGGCCAGCACGATAAGGCCCACACGTTGGCCGGCGCGCGCCAGGCGGTCGCCGCGCGGCGCGACGGGCAGGGGGGAGGGGATAGCGGTATTCATGAGGCGGCTCGCACGCGGGGGTCCAGCCAACCGTTGATCAGGTCGGCGACGAGAGTCAGGACGATGTAGATCAGCGCAAAGATCAGGATCAGCGCCTGCATCGTGGGAAAGTCGCCGCGTAGGATCGAGGTCCAGGCGAGCAGGCCCGCGCCGTTGATGGCGAAGACGGTTTCAATGACGACGGAGCCCGCCAGCAAGGTGCCCATCTGCGCGGCCGCCAGCGACACGAGCGGGCGCAGCGCATTGCGCAGCGCGTACTTCAGCACCACGCTGGGGCCGCCCAGACCCATGGCGCGGGCCGTGCGGATGTAGTCGGTGGCCAGCACGGTTTCCATCTCGGATTTCATCAGGCGCAGCATGGCGGGCATGGCGAAGAGCCCCAGCGCCACCACCGGCATTACGTAGTGCTTCCAGGTGTCAAAGCCCGAGGCGGGCAGCCATTGGTTGCGCACGCTGAACACGATGATCAACAGGAAGGCCAGGCAGAACGGCGGCATGGCTTGCGCGCAGGCCGACAGCAGCATGGTGGCGCGGTCGGCCAGCGAACCCTTGCGCATGCCGGCCAGCACGCCCAGCGGAATGGCAAGCAGCAGCGCGAAGGCCATGGCGGCCAGGCCCAGCTTGGCGGTGGCGGGAAAATGCTGGCTGAGCAGTTCGGCCACGGGGCGGCTGAAGTACAGGCTGTCGCCGAAATCGCCGCGCACTACGCCTGTCAGCCAGCGGCCGTACTGCAGCAGGATGGGGTCGTCAAAGCCGTGCTGTACCGACAGGCGGGCGGCATCCGCCGCGCTGCCTTCGCCGGCCAGACGGGCGGCCGGGTTGCCGGACGCAAACACCAGCGAAAAGCTGATCAGCGACACGAACACCACCAGCAGGGCGGCCACCAGCAAACGGCGAAACAGGAATGCAATCATGGGTCAACCTTTATGGGCTTGCGTCGGCGCGCGTCGACGTGCAGCGGCGCGCGCCGTTCCGGCCGGGGGCTTACACGCGCCCGGACCGGAATGGCACAACGCTTGGAACAAGGCCTGGGCGCAAGCGCCGCAAGCTTTATTTCCAGGAGGCCTTGTAAAAGCGCGGGAACTCGTCGCCGTCCACCGAGAAATTCAGGCCCTTGGCCTGCACGGCGTTCAGCGAGTGGTTCCACAAGGGCACCCAGTACGCCTGGTCGGCCACGATCTTCAGCGCGGCCGCGTAGTTCTTGGCGCGCAGGTCGCGGTCGACGGACGTGTCGGCCGCTTCCAGAAGCTTGATGACTTCCGGGTTGCGCGCCTGGTCATCCGGGCCGCCCCGGAAGAAGTTGCTGGTGGACAGCGCCGCGTCGGCAATGCCGTAGGAACCCCAGTTGGACGCCAGCATGGCGGTCTTGCCTTCGCGCCAGCTGGTCATGGCGGTGCCGTACTGCTGCTCAACCAGGTTCACCTTGATGCCGGCCTGCGCCATCTGGGCGGCGGCGGCGTCCAGGATGCTGCGCGGCGGCGCCGAGATCACCAGGTCCAGCGTGATGCCATTGGGGTAGCCGGCTTGCGCCAGCAGTTGCTTGGCGCGCGCCGGGTCGAATTTGTAGGACTGCACGTCGGTCGTGCAACCGAACTGCGCCGGGTTGCAGGCCGTGTTGATCACCTTGGACGCACCGCCCACTAGTGCTTTGCGGATGGCTTCGCGGTCGATGGCGTGGTTGATGGCCTGGCGCACTTCCTGCTTGGCCAGCGGCGACTTGCCGTCGTCAAAACGCGGGTTCAGCGAGATATAGCTGATGCGCATGATGCTGCTGCTTTTCACCGTGACCGACGGCGTTTTCTCCATGCGCTTGGCCACATCGGGCGGCACGCGCCAGATCCAGTCCAGGCCGCCGGACAGCAGCTCGGCGTATTGGGTGTTGGCATCAGGCAGCACGCGCACCACCAGCTTTTGCACGGCGGGCTTGGGGCCGAAGTAATCGTCAAAGCGTTCGTACACATAGCGGCTGCCGGGCTGGCTGTCGGTCAGGCGATACGGGCCCGTGCCGATGGGCTTGGCGCCCATGTCCGACTGATTCGCCTCGTAATACTTGCGCGGATAGATCGGCAGGTTTTCCGACAACATTTCCAGCGCCAGCGGGTAGGGCGTCTTCATCTTGATGCGCACGGTGTCGTCACCGACTTTTTCCGCTTTCGCAATCCAGGCCACCTGGTTCTGGAAGCGTGCCTTGAAGGCGTCGGACGACACCAGGTTCAGCGTGTAGAGCACGTCGTCGATGGTCAACAACGACCCGTCGTGGAACTTCACGTCGCGGCGGATGGGAAGTTCGATGGTGGTGTCGTCCACGAACTTGTAGCCCGTGGCGATGGCCGGGCCGAACTCGCCCGTGTCCTGGTTCTTTTGCAGCAAGCCCGAGAAGACCATGCGCGCCAGCGCCAGGCCGGGACGGTCCGATTCCTTGTAGGCGTCCAGAGTGGCGGGCGCGGCGTCGAATGCAATGTTGAGGGAATTGTCGGCCTTGTTGGCCTGGGCGGCGTGGGCGCCCAGCGCCAGTAGCGCCGCGCTCACGAACTTCACGGTACGGGTTAGCTGCATGTTTTCACCTTGATATGTTTTATGTGTGGGGCCTACGGGGTGCTGTGCTGCGGTCTTGCGGTGCTGCGTTGGTTGCGCTTTTTTCCTATCGACAGGCAAGCCGCTCCCCTTGCCGCGGGCAGCGCATATTGCGCCGGCGGTGCATGCACGGTCGGTCAGGGAAGGGGCCTGATGCGTTTCAGGCCTGGCGGATTAGAAGTTCGTCAAATCATCGGATCCCAACGTTGCCGAAGTCTTCCCGCAAGCGCGCCAGGATGCCGACCAGATGGTCGTGCATGGCGTGGCGCGCGCGGATGGGATCGCGGTCAACAATGGCCGCGAGGATGCGTTCGTGTTCTTTCTGGGCTTCGATCCACACCTTGGTGGTCACGAAGTGTTCTTCCAGGCGATGGAACACCGGGCTCAAAGTGCTTAGGTGCCAGATGTGCGAAATGGCGGCGGCCAGGGCGGCGTTGCCGCAAGCGGCGCCGATGGCGCTGTGAAAGGCGCGGTCATGCACGCTGGGCGATTCGGTCAGCGACATGCCGTCGTGCGCGGCGCGGATGGCGGCAATTTGCGCGGGCGAGGCCTTTTGCGCGGCCAAGGCGGCGCATTCCGGTTCGATCAGCAAGCGCGTTTCCAAGAGGTCGAAGGGGCCGATGTCGGTGGCTTCGACGCTGTCGGCGGCGGCGGCGGCCGGCGCCGCGTCTTGATACTGGCCGTCTTCACGCGGCTGGCACACAAACACGCCCGTGCCCACGCGCACATCCACATAGCCCTCGATTTCCAGGGCGATCAAGGCTTCCCGTACCGACGCCCGGCTGACTTGCAATTGCTCGGCCAGCTCGCGCTCGGCGGGCAGGCGGCCCCCAGCGGGAAAGTCGCCCGCCTTGATGCGCGCGGCGATCTGGTCGGCAATCATGCGGTAAAGGCGGGTTGAGGCTACGGCCTGTAGGGAAGTCATCGTGTGGCGGGTTGAAGTGTTCGGGACGCTGAGCGTAATAGGTTTGGGG
It contains:
- a CDS encoding ABC transporter substrate-binding protein is translated as MQLTRTVKFVSAALLALGAHAAQANKADNSLNIAFDAAPATLDAYKESDRPGLALARMVFSGLLQKNQDTGEFGPAIATGYKFVDDTTIELPIRRDVKFHDGSLLTIDDVLYTLNLVSSDAFKARFQNQVAWIAKAEKVGDDTVRIKMKTPYPLALEMLSENLPIYPRKYYEANQSDMGAKPIGTGPYRLTDSQPGSRYVYERFDDYFGPKPAVQKLVVRVLPDANTQYAELLSGGLDWIWRVPPDVAKRMEKTPSVTVKSSSIMRISYISLNPRFDDGKSPLAKQEVRQAINHAIDREAIRKALVGGASKVINTACNPAQFGCTTDVQSYKFDPARAKQLLAQAGYPNGITLDLVISAPPRSILDAAAAQMAQAGIKVNLVEQQYGTAMTSWREGKTAMLASNWGSYGIADAALSTSNFFRGGPDDQARNPEVIKLLEAADTSVDRDLRAKNYAAALKIVADQAYWVPLWNHSLNAVQAKGLNFSVDGDEFPRFYKASWK
- a CDS encoding ABC transporter permease, yielding MIAFLFRRLLVAALLVVFVSLISFSLVFASGNPAARLAGEGSAADAARLSVQHGFDDPILLQYGRWLTGVVRGDFGDSLYFSRPVAELLSQHFPATAKLGLAAMAFALLLAIPLGVLAGMRKGSLADRATMLLSACAQAMPPFCLAFLLIIVFSVRNQWLPASGFDTWKHYVMPVVALGLFAMPAMLRLMKSEMETVLATDYIRTARAMGLGGPSVVLKYALRNALRPLVSLAAAQMGTLLAGSVVIETVFAINGAGLLAWTSILRGDFPTMQALILIFALIYIVLTLVADLINGWLDPRVRAAS
- a CDS encoding FadR/GntR family transcriptional regulator; translation: MTSLQAVASTRLYRMIADQIAARIKAGDFPAGGRLPAERELAEQLQVSRASVREALIALEIEGYVDVRVGTGVFVCQPREDGQYQDAAPAAAAADSVEATDIGPFDLLETRLLIEPECAALAAQKASPAQIAAIRAAHDGMSLTESPSVHDRAFHSAIGAACGNAALAAAISHIWHLSTLSPVFHRLEEHFVTTKVWIEAQKEHERILAAIVDRDPIRARHAMHDHLVGILARLREDFGNVGIR